In one window of Gossypium arboreum isolate Shixiya-1 chromosome 4, ASM2569848v2, whole genome shotgun sequence DNA:
- the LOC108459718 gene encoding U-box domain-containing protein 35-like, which translates to MLLLAEGRTFSFPSLLFDDKLFLYNLKLQQITSNEIIMEDTDIAKALIDYVSSSSIEILVLGAPTKGGFIRFRSTELTTTVSKGAPNYCTVYVIGKGKISSVRSASSPPPARLHPPAPQPQQPPPSIIPDITESPSAQALFPRYRGAPSRPQHPPRNMYEDLEMKSPFTRPRNKYEPSVPESDISFVSSGRPSTDNMSSLHDNMDFGTQRLSISSEYDSISLGSSYSGNRSMDFSSQYESSSTSHESGRTSWSSQNMDDVEAEMRRLKQELKQTMEMYSAACKEALSAKQRAKELQSWKLQEEQKIEEARLAEEAALSLAEKEKAKCQVAIEAAQAAQMIAELEAQKRKIVEKNANKEADDRKLAINNFGHDLRYRKYTIQEIERATDLFSPSRKIGEGGYGPVYHCNLDHTPVAIKVLRPDAAQGQLQFQQEVEVLCCIRHPNMVLLLGACPEYCCLVYEYMANGSLEDRLFRRSNSPVLPWQVRFRIAAEIATGLLFLHQTKPEPIVHRDLKPGNILLDRNYVSKISDVGLARLVPPSVADTVTQYRMTSTAGTFCYIDPEYQQTGMLGIKSDIYSLGIMLLQIITAKPPMGLTHHVENAIENGNFAGILDPAVHDWPMEETLIFAKLALKCSELRRKDRPDLGRVVLPELDKLRTLADEKMPFITIGDSAGTSPNNSHVSTSSIQDGHDNSRSY; encoded by the exons ATGCTTCTGCTCGCGGAAGGACGTACGTTTTCATTCCCTTCTCTTCTCTTTGATGATAaactttttttatataatttaaaattgcaACAGATCACAAGTAATGAAATCATAATGGAGGATACCGACATAGCTAAAGCCTTAATTGATTATGTTTCCTCCTCTTCAATCGAGATTTTAGTACTCGGCGCCCCAACAAAAGGTGGCTTTATTAG ATTCAGGAGCACGGAGCTTACAACAACAGTCTCGAAAGGGGCTCCCAATTACTGCACAGTATATGTGATAGGCAAAGGGAAGATCTCATCAGTGCGATCTGCTTCTTCTCCCCCTCCAGCTAGACTTCACCCTCCTGCACCTCAACCACAGCAGCCCCCACCCTCTATCATTCCCGACATAACTGAATCCCCTTCGGCTCAAGCACTTTTCCCCAGATATCGAG GAGCTCCTAGTAGGCCCCAACATCCACCACGCAACATGTATGAAGACTTGGAAATGAA GTCACCGTTCACGAGACCGAGAAATAAATACGAGCCTTCAGTTCCTGAATCTGACATATCATTCGTAAGTAGTGGGAGGCCAAGTACTGATAACATGTCATCTCTGCACGACAATATGGATTTCGGAACTCAACGGCTTTCGATCAGCTCTGAATATGACAGCATAAGCCTTGGATCTTCATACTCAGGAAACAGGTCCATGGATTTCAGTTCACAGTATGAGAGCTCCTCAACATCACATGAAAGTGGTAGGACATCATGGTCATCTCAGAATATG GATGATGTGGAAGCTGAGATGAGAAGACTCAAACAGGAGCTCAAGCAGACAATGGAGATGTATAGTGCAGCCTGTAAGGAAGCACTCTCAGCAAAACAGAGG GCAAAAGAACTTCAAAGCTGGAAATTACAAGAAGAACAAAAAATAGAAGAGGCACGACTGGCTGAGGAAGCTGCACTTTCACTTGCAGAAAAGGAGAAAGCAAAGTGTCAGGTGGCCATTGAGGCAGCCCAAGCAGCTCAAATGATTGCTGAACTTGAAGCACAAAAGAGAAAGATTGTAGAAAAGAATGCCAATAAAGAAGCTGATGATAGGAAATTGGCTATAAATAATTTTGGGCATGATCTCAGGTATaggaaatatacaattcaagagATTGAAAGAGCAACAGATCTCTTCTCGCCATCTCGCAAAATAGGAGAAGGAGGTTATGGGCCAGTGTACCACTGCAACCTGGACCACACACCTGTTGCCATAAAAGTACTACGTCCAGATGCAGCCCAAGGACAATTACAGTTTCAGCAAGAG GTTGAAGTGTTATGCTGCATACGACATCCAAACATGGTACTTCTCCTTGGAGCCTGTCCAGAGTATTGCTGCCTAGTCTACGAATACATGGCTAATGGAAGCTTGGAAGATCGGCTATTTAGGCGCAGTAACAGTCCAGTACTTCCATGGCAAGTAAGATTTAGAATTGCTGCAGAGATTGCAACAGGTCTTCTTTTCCTCCACCAAACCAAACCAGAGCCTATTGTACACCGTGACCTGAAACCGGGGAATATTTTGCTTGATCGAAACTATGTCAGCAAGATTAGTGATGTTGGATTGGCTAGGCTTGTTCCTCCATCAGTTGCTGACACTGTAACTCAGTATCGAATGACATCAACCGCCGGAACATTCTGTTACATAGATCCAGAATATCAGCAAACTGGAATGCTAGGGATAAAATCCGATATCTACTCACTTGGGATCATGCTTCTACAAATAATAACTGCTAAACCACCAATGGGTTTGACTCATCATGTTGAGAACGCTATTGAAAATGGAAATTTTGCTGGAATACTAGACCCAGCTGTACATGACTGGCCTATGGAAGAGACCTTGATCTTTGCAAAGTTAGCCCTTAAGTGTTCAGAGCTGAGACGTAAAGACAGACCAGATCTAGGACGGGTAGTGTTGCCTGAGCTTGACAAATTGAGAACTCTTGCTGATGAAAAAATGCCTTTCATCACGATTGGTGACAGTGCAGGGACTTCCCCAAATAACAGCCATGTTTCCACCTCCTCAATTCAG GATGGACATGATAACTCAAGGAGCTACTGA